One segment of Triticum aestivum cultivar Chinese Spring chromosome 2A, IWGSC CS RefSeq v2.1, whole genome shotgun sequence DNA contains the following:
- the LOC123187097 gene encoding phosphoglycerate mutase-like protein 1 has translation MEASSSTALYPQRRCKNIYLVRHAQGIHNVEGDKDHSAYKSPALVDAHITPLGWSQVDYLREHVTECGLAKKIELVIVSPLMRTMQTAVGVFGGESCTDGESASPLMVEGAGHSGRQAISSFNCPPFLAVEACRERLGVHPCDKRSSITKYRTLFPAIDFSLIENDEDVLWEPNVREAIDTVAARGMKFLDWLWTREENEIAIVTHSSFLDFTLNMYSKECHPTIAEDMRKRFANCELRSMVLVDRSKLGSDTSTCDFPGKIPARLDLPSDVADKKHIEEASSGNRGAVGCLEHTHMSLPTRLIST, from the exons ATGGAGGCCAGTTCTAGCACTGCTCTCTATCCTCAGCGCCGCTGCAAAAACATCTACCTG GTGAGGCATGCTCAGGGCATACATAATGTGGAGGGCGACAAGGATCATAGCGCCTACAAGTCGCCTGCGCTGGTCGATGCTCACATCACCCCTTTGGGCTGGAGCCAA GTTGATTACCTGCGAGAGCATGTGACAGAATGTGGATTGGCGAAAAAGATTGAGTTGGTTATTGTTTCCCCTCTAATGAG GACTATGCAGACTGCAGTGGGGGTCTTCGGTGGTGAGAGCTGTACTGATGGAGAAAGTGCATCACCATTGATGGTAGAAGGAGCTGGACACAGTGGACGTCAGGCGATTTCAAGTTTCAATTGCCCACCGTTTCTTGCAGTCGAGGCCTGCAGAGAGCGCTTG GGTGTTCATCCCTGTGACAAGAGGAGCAGCATAACAAAATATCGCACTCTCTTTCCTGCCATTGATTTTTCCCTG ATAGAGAATGACGAAGATGTTCTTTGGGAACCCAATGTCAGAGAAGCAATTGACACTGTTGCTGCTAGGGGCATGAAGTTCCTTGACTG GTTATGGACAAGAGAAGAAAATGAGATAGCCATTGTCACCCATAGTAGCTTCTTAGATTTCACTTTAAACATGTACAGTAAAGAGTGTCATCCAACCATAGCAGAGGATATGCGCAAGCG CTTTGCGAACTGCGAGCTCAGGTCGATGGTGCTGGTCGACAGAAG TAAGCTTGGATCAGATACCTCTACATGCGATTTCCCTGGGAAGATACCGGCCAGACTTGATCTGCCTAGTGATGTCGCGGACAAGAAGCACATTGAAGAAGCTAGCAGTGGGAACCGAGGAGCGGTTGGTTGTCTAGAGCACACGCACATGAGCTTGCCCACTCGCCTCATTTCTACCTAA